The Camelina sativa cultivar DH55 chromosome 16, Cs, whole genome shotgun sequence sequence TAAGATGTAAAGTCAAATGTCCCCTTGAGTTCCCTTTAACGCTTCAttgttcatattttgttttctatcaaCCGATGAATCAATTCAATGAACACTGAAGTGTTTGGGGGGACTCTAGGTGGCATCATGGCACTCAAAGATTTGAGCGGTTTTTTCCAACGGCCAGGTGAGTTAAGAGTTTTTTCATGTGTTCACGGATAAACAaatcatttaatatttacttCTCTTTTAAAGTAATGTGACTCTTCTCATTTCATTTCTTAGTTAGCAACTAATAATTCGTCTCATTGGAGTTTAACTAGTTAAATATGCAGTTCACTAGTTAAATGTTGCTTAACCACTCAAATGAACAATAAATACATTATGATTGCATAGCAAAACCAATCCAATACGTAAGAATCATCTATAGACAATATCAGCTTTATCTATGACTTAGCTCAAACGTTTGTGAAAAAACCTAAGAACCTAACTAAGATCTTGAGACAGAGCACTATgtgctttgttttgttctgttcatCTTATTCACCAAACTGGTTAAAACTCCACGATTTGAATTGCCTCCCTTTAAATCGAATCTAAACAGCAATAGAATCCATACTCTATATTGAATTGGTGAGAGACATACAAACACAGATACAAACTGAACAATCCAGAAAATATATGTGACTTATCCAAACAGtacagtacatatatataatgaacTGAAGGCATGAAACAACTAACTTTGGAAAACTGATAAATGTCTCACGTTTTTACCAGTTTGATCGCCTTCACTTCTTCAAAAGTTATAAAATCCGAGCGCAGAAGATTTGGTTACCCGATATTAATCAGCGGTCCAACTCTGTTCCACAATCTCCTTCACCCGTCTGTTGTATTCTCGCTTGTTCTCGCTGAATAAGCGGGCAGCTTCAGAGTTTGCAGGTGAGTTCGGGTTAGGATCACAGAGGAGTGACTGCAAGTTCGAAAAAAAACCATTCATCCATTGAAAGGGATAATCTCAAAAGATGAAATGATACACAAGGATTGATCATATACCTGGATAGATGTAAGGATTGCTGCAACATCATAAATAGGACTCCATTGGTTCTGTAAGATGTCAAGACAGATACTTCCATCTGCATAGACTGAACAAAACAGCCAAGAGAAACAATAAGATCAAGTAACAGAGCCAAAGATTAAGCATGAATGAGAGACTTACTATTAGGATGAAACATCCGAGAAACAAAACGAACAGTTGGTGGTTTGTTTGGATAATCCTCTGTAAACTGAATGGTCAACTTAAAAGTAcctgaaagataaaaaaaacatatacaggTGATGTGGTACTTCTTAACAAGGATTGAATCTATACAAAGTTCATGTTTCTCTAGTCATATATGTAAAAGGAAATTGTACAAACCTCCATCCCAAGGTGTATCATCCGGACTGCAAAGTTCCATGAAACAGATCAGAATCCacacaagaagagaaaaaaacaagttacTACCACAAAAAAGCATATGTTTATACCCAAAGATAACAGCGTTCCAGAGCAAGATGTTGTTGTCTTGAGGAGCACCACNttatttatttcatatattttcttggtcaataaaattccaaattttaaagaaatgatacaactcataaataaatttca is a genomic window containing:
- the LOC104750830 gene encoding ubiquitin-conjugating enzyme E2 2-like, yielding MSTPARKRLMRDFKRLQQDPPAGISGAPQDNNILLWNAVIFGPDDTPWDGGTFKLTIQFTEDYPNKPPTVRFVSRMFHPNIYADGSICLDILQNQWSPIYDVAAILTSIQSLLCDPNPNSPANSEAARLFSENKREYNRRVKEIVEQSWTAD